The sequence below is a genomic window from Clostridium sp. BJN0001.
TTTCGCTTATATCTAAAACCTCTATATTTTTAACTCCAAGTTCAGTAAAAACTTCCTCATATCTTGCTGCTGCTTCTTTAGGATATTCTGTGGCTATTGTTGCAACAAGAAGCATATCCTTATCTCTATCAATAACATTACATACTTTTTTTAATATCTCTTTTCTTCCTTTTTTATCTTCTGCTCCTCCAATTATGATTAAATTTCCACTTAAATTTTCTTCCAAATTTATCACCTCATATCATGCAATAACTATTATTTCCCTCTCACCAAAAATTTATTCAAAAAAGAGTTTTTTATATAAATATCGCTGATATATACTATTTTTATGTATAAAAATAGCCGCTAAAAAATAGCGGCTTCTATTCTTACATAAAATTATTACAATTTTACTCTTCCTGGAATTATTATTTTTTGTCCTATATATATTTTATTTTCATCTGCTATATCATTCACTTTGAGTATGCTATCTACTGTTGTATTAAATTTTTTAGCAAGTCCCCATAAAGTATCATCTTTCCCAACAACATAAATTGTCATACTTGCTTTTTTAGATGGAATTTTATTTTCATCCTCATAAACATCAACAATAAATTCTTTATTAGTTTCATAATATACTTTTGCAACAATATTAGGTTCAATTTTAATCCCTATAGAATTTCCTTCTATAGATGCATCTACATCCTCAATATATGTTTTTAAAATAGCATGCATTTCATCTGTTGCTCCAGGAATTGAAACTGCTGAAGAAAATGGTATTTCAGCCTTTATACTCGATACAGGATTTTCTTCATCGTCTGTCTTATAAAACACCTCTGCATTAATAATTCCCTCAACAATTACTTTATCTGAAAGTACTTTTTTATCTGAAATTGATACTGATGCTTTTTCAGATATAATTTCTTCTGGCTTTAATGTATCCTCACCTAATTTTATATTATCCCTAACTGTTATCTGCTCGCTATTTATTCCTTGAAGAATACCAAATTCACACATTTCTCTTTTTACAGATATTACAGCATCAGGAGAATATGCATCATCTACTGCAGCTATTGTCTCTTCTGAAAAAACTTTTACTGTAGAAATTACATTAAATTCACAATTTATTATTCTCTTTTCTCCTAAATCATCTTCCTCAAGATTCATGTCTATATCCCGTACTTCAAAATCTGAACAAGCCATCATGTCTTCAGTTATTCCTTCGCATTCCTTATCTTTTGAAAGATATATATCATCTTCAGCTACCATTATATTTTTTGAGTCGCTTGTCCTATACACTACTTTTACGTAGCAATAGCATCCAATATATGCCTTATCTTGAGCAAGTTTTACTTCTCTTTTATGAAGAGAAAGACTGCAATGTATAATCTTCTCTGCCTGCTCCTTATCCATTCCTATTCTCATAATTGTTTTTCCAGGCATAGTGACTTCACCGCTGCACTTTATCTTATTTACTGTTTCAGTTTTTTTAAGTGTTTCAACATCGTAATCAGAATTAATATCTTTTACAAATTCAAAATTTTTGCTTTTATAAATTTCAAACTGCAATGTAAACAAAGAATCTATTGAAATTTTTCTTTCATTCATTATTGAACCGTTAATATCACTTTTTATAAAAAACGCTTCACATATAGTTTTATGTTCATCCTGTTTAAGATTTATACTGTTTGAAAAACTCTCTAAATAATTAACTGAATTTACAAGTATTCCATCTTCTTCAGCTAAATATACAACTGTATATCTCACTTTTCCTTCTATATTAATTTTATCCTTAGTTATTTCTTTTTTAGTTATTTCAGGCACTGCTGTAACACTTAATATTTTATAAACATCTGGATGAGTATCTGGAATTAAATATTCATCTTTTATCGGAATATCAATTTTATCCTCTCTAATAAGTTGTTCAAATTCTGCATTCTCTTTTACTAAATCCAACTCAGACATTATATTTCTGCCTCCTCATTTTAATTCT
It includes:
- a CDS encoding SPOCS domain-containing protein — translated: MSELDLVKENAEFEQLIREDKIDIPIKDEYLIPDTHPDVYKILSVTAVPEITKKEITKDKINIEGKVRYTVVYLAEEDGILVNSVNYLESFSNSINLKQDEHKTICEAFFIKSDINGSIMNERKISIDSLFTLQFEIYKSKNFEFVKDINSDYDVETLKKTETVNKIKCSGEVTMPGKTIMRIGMDKEQAEKIIHCSLSLHKREVKLAQDKAYIGCYCYVKVVYRTSDSKNIMVAEDDIYLSKDKECEGITEDMMACSDFEVRDIDMNLEEDDLGEKRIINCEFNVISTVKVFSEETIAAVDDAYSPDAVISVKREMCEFGILQGINSEQITVRDNIKLGEDTLKPEEIISEKASVSISDKKVLSDKVIVEGIINAEVFYKTDDEENPVSSIKAEIPFSSAVSIPGATDEMHAILKTYIEDVDASIEGNSIGIKIEPNIVAKVYYETNKEFIVDVYEDENKIPSKKASMTIYVVGKDDTLWGLAKKFNTTVDSILKVNDIADENKIYIGQKIIIPGRVKL